A region from the Paraurantiacibacter namhicola genome encodes:
- a CDS encoding MaoC family dehydratase: MAGLWFDELEVGQVFDHAIRRTVTETDNLLFSTLTHNPAALHLDAEAMKDSEYGRILVNSCFTLSLMVGVSVGDTTLGTAVANLGWDEVRFPAPVFIGDTLRIETEVVALRESKSRPGQGIVTYAHRAYNQDGTLVGECKRSGLQRSKPADA, translated from the coding sequence ATGGCAGGCCTGTGGTTCGACGAGCTGGAAGTGGGGCAGGTGTTCGACCACGCCATCCGGCGCACGGTGACGGAGACGGACAACCTTCTGTTCTCCACCCTCACGCACAATCCCGCAGCACTGCACCTTGATGCAGAGGCAATGAAGGACAGCGAATATGGCCGCATCCTGGTCAATTCCTGCTTCACCCTGTCGCTGATGGTGGGCGTGTCCGTTGGCGACACCACGCTAGGCACGGCGGTGGCCAATCTCGGGTGGGACGAGGTGCGCTTTCCCGCTCCCGTCTTCATTGGCGATACGCTGCGGATCGAGACCGAGGTGGTGGCCCTGCGCGAGAGCAAGTCGCGCCCCGGGCAGGGCATCGTGACATATGCCCACCGCGCCTATAACCAGGACGGGACGCTGGTTGGCGAATGCAAGCGCAGCGGTTTGCAGCGCAGCAAGCCGGCAGACGCCTAA
- a CDS encoding LacI family DNA-binding transcriptional regulator has product MAKLAEVSIKTVSRVVRREPNVSERTRVAVQAAIDELNYRPTISARSTTSARSFLLGLVFDNPNPSYSFELLRGAQRAAKENGYQLVFEPLDRSRATPAESMTQLIVQGNLEGMIVPPPLCDDPDVLSAMSKLNRPFARIAPGREPSLGFCVSMDDRGAAEAMTRHLVDHGHTRIGFIMGREGTATTQARLHGYKDGLQGAGIAFDEELTCQGAFTIRSGVECGEHLLSLDDRPTAIFASNDDMAAGVLMAAHRVGLEVPRDLSVAGFDDAETASAMWPPLTTIRQPVADMAAAAAEGIIDHQRGNRENGLDNVQLDYELIVRESTGPVPEV; this is encoded by the coding sequence GTGGCGAAGCTCGCCGAAGTGTCGATTAAGACAGTCTCGCGCGTAGTCCGGCGCGAGCCAAATGTCAGTGAGAGAACGCGGGTTGCGGTTCAGGCCGCCATCGACGAGCTGAATTACCGCCCGACCATTTCCGCCCGCAGCACCACCAGCGCGCGGTCCTTTCTGCTCGGCCTCGTCTTCGACAACCCGAATCCGAGCTACAGCTTCGAACTGCTGCGCGGTGCCCAGCGTGCGGCCAAGGAGAACGGGTATCAGCTTGTTTTCGAACCGCTCGACCGGTCGCGTGCCACCCCGGCGGAGTCCATGACCCAGCTGATCGTTCAGGGCAATCTGGAAGGCATGATCGTGCCGCCGCCCCTGTGCGACGATCCAGACGTTCTCTCCGCGATGTCCAAGCTTAATCGCCCCTTCGCCCGCATCGCACCGGGACGGGAGCCGAGCCTTGGCTTCTGCGTGTCGATGGACGATCGCGGCGCGGCGGAAGCCATGACGCGGCACCTTGTCGACCATGGCCATACCCGTATCGGGTTCATCATGGGGCGAGAAGGGACCGCGACGACGCAAGCACGCCTCCACGGATACAAGGATGGCTTGCAGGGTGCCGGGATAGCGTTTGACGAGGAACTGACCTGCCAAGGGGCCTTCACGATCCGTTCCGGCGTTGAATGCGGCGAACACCTGCTATCGCTAGACGATCGACCGACCGCCATTTTCGCGTCAAATGACGACATGGCCGCAGGCGTTCTGATGGCGGCCCACCGGGTGGGGCTGGAAGTGCCGCGCGACCTCTCCGTCGCCGGGTTCGACGATGCGGAAACAGCCTCTGCCATGTGGCCTCCGCTTACGACGATCCGCCAGCCCGTGGCGGATATGGCTGCAGCGGCCGCCGAAGGCATTATCGATCACCAGCGCGGCAACCGCGAGAACGGTCTCGATAACGTGCAGCTCGATTACGAGCTCATCGTGAGGGAATCGACGGGGCCCGTGCCGGAGGTCTGA
- a CDS encoding I78 family peptidase inhibitor codes for MRMILGLAAATTLAACATMDGDGDMKIKEPQGECDASGVQDHVGHKASAESGTMLLKMTGAKTLRWVPPRTAVTMDYRPDRLTVSYDDDYTITKISCG; via the coding sequence ATGCGCATGATCCTTGGCCTTGCAGCGGCAACCACACTGGCCGCCTGCGCCACAATGGACGGAGATGGCGACATGAAGATCAAGGAACCGCAGGGCGAATGCGATGCCAGCGGCGTGCAGGACCATGTCGGCCACAAGGCCAGCGCCGAAAGCGGCACGATGCTGCTGAAGATGACCGGCGCGAAGACGCTGCGCTGGGTCCCGCCGCGGACCGCCGTGACGATGGATTACCGGCCCGACCGGCTGACCGTCTCCTACGATGACGATTATACGATCACGAAGATCAGCTGCGGCTGA
- a CDS encoding entericidin A/B family lipoprotein, with protein sequence MIRKISIIFASLGLVAGLAACNTVKGVGEDIKSVGRAGERALD encoded by the coding sequence ATGATCCGCAAGATATCCATCATTTTCGCTAGCCTCGGCCTTGTTGCCGGGCTGGCTGCCTGCAACACCGTGAAGGGCGTGGGCGAAGACATCAAATCGGTCGGCCGCGCCGGCGAACGCGCACTGGACTGA
- a CDS encoding AbgT family transporter has translation MASEAAATGSTNTGILGWIERSGNKLPDPVFLFFWLIGILIVISVIASLAGWAVQHPTELTEAGEPVVIAATSLLAAENIQRLWVDMPTTFTHFHPLGYVLVVMLGAGVAERAGLFGTAMRAGVRNAPTALLTPIVVLVGMLGNLAADAAYVVLIPLAGIIFHAAGRHPIAGIAASFAGVSGGFSANLLPGQLDALLFGITEASVETVFGDWTANIAGNWYFIAAMTFVFLPVIWFVTDRMIEPRLGKWNAEAAGNAMAEEQGDRPLTDGERMGLRWAGLAVLFVIGLWLLFTFGPGTPLIDEEATPEARLTPFYRSLVAGFFLLFLLAGWAYGKAAGVINDHRDLVKMMAGAMEDLAYYLVLAFAAAHFVAMFAWSNLGLVLAVNGADFLSSSGLPAWALLAAIILVSGLLNLFVGSASAKWALLAPVLVPMLMLLGISPEMATAAYRVGDSATNIITPLMVYFPLILIFCQRWQKDFGLGSLAATMLPYSIGLMLVGLALTIGWVALDLPLGPGASVFQEIPGTVNPVAPAAAQ, from the coding sequence TTGGCTAGCGAAGCAGCAGCAACAGGCAGCACCAATACCGGGATCCTCGGATGGATCGAACGCTCGGGCAACAAGCTGCCCGATCCGGTGTTCCTCTTCTTCTGGCTGATCGGCATCCTGATCGTGATCTCGGTGATCGCAAGCTTGGCCGGATGGGCCGTGCAGCACCCCACCGAACTGACCGAGGCGGGCGAGCCTGTGGTGATCGCGGCCACCAGCCTGCTGGCGGCGGAGAACATCCAGCGCCTGTGGGTCGACATGCCCACCACCTTCACGCACTTCCACCCGCTGGGATATGTGCTGGTGGTGATGCTGGGCGCGGGCGTTGCTGAACGCGCCGGGCTGTTTGGCACGGCCATGCGGGCCGGTGTGCGCAATGCTCCCACGGCGCTGCTGACCCCCATCGTGGTGCTGGTGGGCATGTTGGGCAACCTTGCTGCCGATGCCGCTTACGTGGTGCTGATCCCGCTGGCGGGCATCATCTTCCATGCAGCAGGACGTCATCCCATCGCCGGTATTGCCGCGAGCTTCGCGGGTGTTTCCGGCGGCTTTTCCGCCAACCTCCTGCCGGGCCAGCTGGACGCGCTGCTGTTCGGCATTACCGAGGCGAGCGTCGAGACGGTGTTCGGTGACTGGACCGCGAATATTGCGGGCAACTGGTACTTCATCGCCGCCATGACCTTCGTCTTCCTGCCGGTGATCTGGTTCGTGACCGACCGCATGATCGAACCGCGCCTTGGCAAGTGGAATGCGGAAGCTGCGGGCAATGCCATGGCCGAAGAGCAGGGCGACCGTCCGCTGACCGATGGTGAGCGCATGGGCCTGCGCTGGGCTGGCCTTGCCGTCCTGTTCGTGATCGGCCTGTGGCTGCTGTTCACCTTTGGCCCCGGCACGCCGCTGATCGACGAGGAGGCGACGCCCGAAGCGCGCCTGACGCCGTTCTACCGCAGCCTTGTGGCAGGCTTCTTCCTGCTCTTCCTGCTGGCCGGCTGGGCTTACGGCAAGGCCGCGGGCGTCATCAACGATCACCGCGACCTGGTGAAGATGATGGCGGGCGCGATGGAAGATCTCGCCTATTACCTCGTGCTGGCCTTTGCCGCGGCGCATTTCGTGGCGATGTTCGCATGGTCGAACCTGGGGCTGGTGCTGGCGGTAAACGGGGCGGACTTCCTGTCCAGCAGCGGACTGCCCGCATGGGCGCTGCTTGCGGCGATCATCCTTGTATCCGGCCTGCTCAACCTGTTTGTGGGCTCGGCCAGCGCCAAGTGGGCGCTGCTTGCCCCGGTGCTGGTGCCGATGCTGATGCTGCTGGGCATCTCTCCGGAAATGGCGACGGCCGCTTACCGCGTGGGCGATAGCGCCACCAACATCATCACCCCGCTGATGGTGTATTTCCCGCTGATCCTGATCTTCTGCCAGCGCTGGCAGAAGGATTTCGGCCTCGGCTCGCTGGCGGCGACCATGTTGCCTTATTCAATCGGCCTTATGCTGGTGGGCCTCGCGCTCACCATCGGCTGGGTCGCATTGGATCTGCCGCTGGGTCCGGGCGCATCGGTGTTCCAGGAGATCCCCGGCACCGTGAACCCCGTCGCTCCGGCAGCGGCGCAGTAA
- a CDS encoding MFS transporter — translation MGARLTPAGRITLVVLFFSWGLVAVTVRMVVPHFKEAFDLGYRDALLVQSAFFLTYLLFARASGGITARIGLRAGVALGIGLMAVGSIGLAATTLGGNFYALLPSIFVIASGITFLQVAANPLAASQGGFANPSTNLTFAQAFNSLGTVIAPLLAAAAFLDTVTNPLMPVRTLFAGIAIALGLLAMLAWRYLRVESVTAPVAASVRAPWSAFERRRLAAGVGALFLYVGAEVAISTTMLNLLEDEGVIDASRTFGAVLVSIFWMGMLVGRFGALPLLANVGRHIVLGSAAIASGCLCIVAGFAGGYLAALAILVSGLFAGLQFPTIFAIASADLPVEQQSRAAGWLCTGIVGGGLVPLLYGSVADAAGLGTALLVPAACFLAIAWFAFSYGREGLSRRAAG, via the coding sequence ATGGGCGCGCGGCTGACACCGGCCGGACGCATCACGCTCGTCGTCCTGTTCTTCAGCTGGGGACTGGTGGCCGTGACCGTCCGCATGGTCGTGCCGCACTTCAAGGAAGCCTTCGATCTCGGCTATCGCGATGCCTTGCTGGTGCAATCGGCATTCTTCCTGACCTATCTGCTGTTTGCCCGTGCCAGCGGCGGGATCACCGCGCGGATCGGCCTGCGGGCCGGGGTGGCGCTCGGCATCGGCCTGATGGCGGTGGGGAGTATCGGGCTTGCCGCCACCACGCTCGGCGGGAATTTCTACGCCCTGTTGCCGTCCATCTTCGTTATCGCCAGCGGAATTACCTTCCTGCAGGTCGCCGCCAATCCGCTGGCCGCTTCGCAAGGCGGGTTCGCCAACCCATCGACCAATCTCACATTCGCGCAAGCCTTCAATTCGCTGGGCACGGTCATCGCCCCCTTGCTGGCGGCGGCGGCCTTCCTCGACACCGTGACCAATCCGCTGATGCCCGTGCGCACGCTGTTTGCCGGGATTGCGATCGCCCTCGGCCTGCTGGCGATGTTGGCTTGGCGCTACCTGCGGGTCGAAAGCGTGACGGCGCCGGTCGCCGCGTCGGTCCGCGCCCCCTGGAGCGCGTTCGAACGCCGCCGCCTGGCGGCAGGCGTGGGCGCGCTGTTCCTTTATGTCGGTGCGGAAGTAGCGATCTCCACGACCATGCTGAACCTGCTGGAAGATGAAGGTGTGATCGATGCAAGCCGCACGTTCGGTGCCGTGCTGGTGTCGATCTTCTGGATGGGCATGCTGGTCGGCCGCTTCGGTGCCTTGCCCTTGCTCGCCAATGTCGGACGGCATATCGTCCTGGGCTCGGCAGCCATCGCCTCGGGATGCCTCTGCATCGTCGCGGGCTTTGCAGGCGGTTATCTCGCCGCGTTGGCCATCCTGGTTTCCGGCCTGTTCGCCGGACTGCAATTCCCCACCATTTTCGCGATTGCGAGCGCGGACCTGCCGGTTGAACAGCAGAGCCGGGCTGCTGGATGGCTGTGCACCGGCATCGTGGGGGGCGGCCTTGTCCCGCTACTCTACGGTAGCGTAGCGGATGCGGCAGGGCTGGGTACCGCCTTGCTGGTGCCGGCGGCCTGCTTTCTTGCGATCGCCTGGTTCGCGTTTTCCTACGGGCGCGAAGGCCTTAGCCGCAGGGCTGCAGGCTAG
- a CDS encoding glycoside hydrolase family 3 protein: MTRRAIRFALSTTAATLLAACATNAAMDGPMAERSYALPAADVALDLDKWPVIDSAIPAAADAATEARIDAVLSRMTVEEKVGQILQPEITNITPDEVREYNIGSVLNGGNGRPNKDMYAPASEWLKLADAYWTASTDKSDGGVGIPIIWGIDSVHGNNSYFGGTIFPHNIGLGAANDPDLMRRIGRVTAIETAAIGTDWTFAPALSIPRDDRWGRTYEGYSEGPEIAGRMGASLTLGLQGDPAGDFFPSGSIIATAKHMVADGGTAGGRDQGDAQVSEDVLRDIHWAPYAPTLEAGAQTVMASYSKWNGVRMHGHGPLLTTMMKDHAGFDGFVIGDFNGHALIPGCTAGDCPEALLAGVDMYMIPADWKELYNNLVVQVKDGTIPMSRLDDAVRRVLRVKFRAGLFDMPKPSARPYAGAEHIGTDEHKALAREAARKSAVLLKDDPSILPFPANSRVLVAGQGADNVPMLVGGWSMNWQGTGLTNKDFPGSTTVYSGLRQAMAPHGGTAELSVDGQYETKPDYAVVVFGETPYAEYQGDRESVIYAAPDSDSDLALLERLKADGIPVIAVFLSGRPLWVNPHLNASDAFVAAWLPGTQGGAGLADLLVSDGAGKARHDFTGRLSFSWPKLASQTALNQGNANYDPLFPVGYGLSLNSRRDVGMLSVDPGLSAEKLAAASNSVFFSDGRAIAPWRVYLGDAQNSRLKTEGDRFVTSPTGAVSFDSADRNRQEDTKIGRWSGTGEGSVFVLGYDTVDFGKRAENGEAVVVSMALLERPTANVTASFGTTRKSGTVDLTPALRRMAPGKYTEVSIPLACFADDSDLTTVDMPLRIATNGKLAVQLAGISIAPPRGITVEC; this comes from the coding sequence ATGACCAGGCGCGCCATTCGCTTCGCCCTTTCCACCACTGCAGCGACTCTGCTCGCTGCCTGCGCGACGAATGCGGCGATGGACGGTCCGATGGCCGAGCGCAGCTACGCCTTGCCCGCCGCGGATGTCGCTCTCGACCTGGACAAATGGCCGGTGATCGACAGCGCCATTCCCGCCGCAGCCGATGCCGCAACCGAAGCGCGGATCGATGCGGTTCTCTCCCGGATGACGGTGGAAGAGAAGGTGGGGCAGATTCTCCAACCCGAAATTACCAACATCACGCCGGACGAGGTGCGTGAATACAATATCGGTTCCGTCCTGAACGGCGGGAACGGCAGGCCGAACAAGGATATGTACGCGCCGGCCAGCGAATGGCTGAAGCTGGCCGACGCTTACTGGACCGCGTCGACGGACAAGAGCGATGGCGGTGTGGGCATCCCGATCATCTGGGGCATCGATTCCGTCCACGGTAACAATTCCTATTTCGGCGGCACCATCTTCCCGCACAATATCGGGCTCGGCGCGGCCAACGACCCGGACCTCATGCGTCGCATCGGGCGTGTGACGGCAATCGAAACGGCCGCCATCGGTACGGACTGGACCTTCGCGCCAGCCCTTTCGATCCCGCGCGACGATCGTTGGGGCCGGACCTATGAAGGGTATTCCGAAGGGCCGGAAATTGCGGGCCGAATGGGAGCATCGCTGACGCTGGGTTTGCAGGGCGACCCTGCCGGAGATTTCTTCCCGTCAGGCTCCATCATCGCGACCGCCAAGCACATGGTGGCCGATGGCGGTACGGCCGGCGGCCGCGACCAGGGCGATGCGCAGGTGTCCGAGGATGTTCTGCGCGACATCCACTGGGCGCCCTACGCGCCCACGCTGGAGGCTGGCGCGCAGACCGTCATGGCATCCTATTCCAAGTGGAACGGCGTGCGCATGCACGGCCACGGCCCGCTGCTGACTACGATGATGAAGGACCATGCAGGGTTCGACGGCTTCGTGATCGGCGACTTCAACGGCCACGCCCTGATCCCGGGATGCACCGCGGGCGATTGCCCCGAAGCGCTGTTGGCAGGCGTCGACATGTACATGATTCCGGCAGACTGGAAGGAATTGTACAACAATCTGGTTGTGCAGGTGAAAGACGGGACGATCCCGATGAGCCGGCTGGACGATGCGGTGCGCCGCGTCCTGCGAGTTAAGTTCCGGGCTGGACTGTTCGACATGCCGAAACCCTCGGCGCGGCCTTACGCCGGGGCCGAGCATATCGGCACGGACGAGCACAAGGCGCTGGCCCGCGAGGCTGCCCGCAAGAGCGCCGTATTGCTGAAAGATGACCCTTCGATCCTGCCTTTCCCTGCCAATTCGCGCGTTCTCGTAGCCGGGCAGGGCGCCGATAACGTCCCGATGCTGGTCGGCGGCTGGTCAATGAACTGGCAGGGTACGGGCCTTACAAACAAGGATTTCCCCGGTTCGACCACTGTCTATTCCGGACTGCGCCAGGCCATGGCTCCGCATGGCGGCACGGCGGAATTGAGCGTAGACGGGCAATATGAAACGAAACCGGACTATGCCGTCGTCGTGTTTGGCGAGACGCCCTATGCAGAATACCAAGGCGATCGCGAGAGCGTGATCTATGCCGCGCCGGACAGTGATTCGGACCTTGCATTGCTGGAGAGACTCAAAGCGGATGGGATCCCCGTGATCGCCGTCTTCCTCAGTGGGCGACCGCTGTGGGTCAATCCGCACCTCAACGCTTCCGATGCATTCGTCGCCGCATGGCTGCCCGGCACGCAGGGCGGCGCAGGTCTGGCCGACCTCCTGGTGAGTGACGGGGCGGGCAAAGCGCGCCATGATTTCACCGGTCGCCTGTCTTTCAGCTGGCCCAAGCTCGCCAGTCAGACAGCTCTGAACCAAGGCAATGCGAATTACGATCCGCTCTTTCCGGTCGGTTACGGCCTCAGCCTGAATTCTCGCCGCGATGTCGGTATGCTTTCGGTTGACCCAGGCCTGAGCGCGGAGAAACTGGCGGCGGCGAGCAATTCGGTGTTTTTCTCCGACGGCCGGGCCATTGCGCCTTGGCGCGTCTATCTGGGCGATGCGCAGAATTCGCGCCTGAAAACGGAAGGCGATCGCTTCGTGACCAGTCCCACCGGCGCGGTGTCCTTCGACAGTGCGGATCGCAACCGGCAGGAAGATACGAAGATCGGCCGCTGGTCCGGCACTGGTGAAGGATCCGTATTCGTGCTGGGTTACGACACGGTCGATTTCGGCAAACGTGCTGAAAATGGCGAGGCGGTAGTTGTTTCTATGGCCCTGCTGGAGAGACCGACCGCGAATGTCACGGCCAGTTTCGGCACAACGCGCAAGAGCGGCACTGTAGACCTGACACCTGCATTGCGCCGCATGGCGCCCGGCAAATACACCGAAGTCAGCATTCCGCTGGCCTGCTTTGCGGACGATAGTGACCTGACAACGGTGGACATGCCGCTGCGTATTGCTACGAACGGCAAACTTGCCGTGCAACTGGCCGGGATCTCCATCGCGCCCCCGCGCGGCATCACGGTGGAGTGCTGA
- a CDS encoding sulfatase produces MKTAIRLAMSASAIGLAAFGIAACTQDAGNAVASAPPPAEGSQWLVGLPDAAPERPNVLFIQIDDLRPDLGIYGHPTAQTPNMDALGRSGMVFDNGIVSQAVCGPSRAALMTGLRPDTTGITDLKTPVDEAVPNAVTMLDMFKGAGYETLGIGKIYHHADDDADGWTVREEDYEHILRRADRKAGIPRKAYDRAENRAELPDTLNVDMALDHMERLGDSGEPFFMAVGIHRPHLPFISPESDWARYSPSTVPEPVNRNGQEGAPPWALVAYEVWNYPETEDEKPNMPEPVADELRWGYLAAVSFADSLVGDLLRKLEAEGLADNTIIVLWGDHGWKLGDHAAWAKHSTADLDIRVPIIINAPGVTRQGTRTNTVVETVDIYPTLAQLAGFTPPSNLEGDSLVPLLLNPDRNWKEAGFSQYGRNAGLTEGNGKLMGRTVRTKRFRYTAWVDKSGKVAAQELYDLSVDSDESVNRAGDPKYGSDIARLERVRLGGWKAQRANLR; encoded by the coding sequence ATGAAAACCGCCATACGACTCGCGATGTCCGCCAGCGCCATCGGACTGGCCGCATTCGGCATTGCTGCCTGCACGCAGGACGCCGGAAACGCCGTCGCTTCGGCCCCGCCCCCGGCAGAGGGCTCGCAGTGGCTGGTCGGCCTGCCCGATGCCGCGCCGGAGCGCCCGAATGTCCTTTTCATCCAGATCGACGATCTGCGCCCGGATCTCGGCATTTACGGCCATCCGACCGCGCAGACGCCGAACATGGACGCGCTCGGTCGGTCCGGCATGGTGTTCGACAACGGCATCGTCAGCCAGGCGGTTTGCGGCCCGTCGCGTGCTGCCCTGATGACCGGGCTGCGTCCCGACACTACCGGCATCACCGATTTGAAAACGCCCGTCGACGAGGCGGTGCCGAACGCGGTGACCATGCTCGATATGTTCAAGGGCGCGGGTTACGAGACGCTGGGCATCGGCAAGATATACCACCACGCCGACGACGATGCCGATGGCTGGACGGTGCGCGAGGAGGATTACGAACACATCCTGCGCCGGGCGGACCGCAAGGCAGGCATTCCCCGCAAGGCTTACGACCGCGCCGAGAATCGTGCAGAATTGCCGGACACGCTGAACGTGGACATGGCCCTCGATCACATGGAGCGGCTGGGCGATAGCGGCGAGCCTTTCTTCATGGCCGTGGGCATCCACCGCCCGCACTTGCCCTTCATTTCGCCCGAATCAGACTGGGCGCGCTATTCGCCCTCCACCGTCCCCGAACCGGTAAACCGCAACGGGCAAGAGGGCGCACCGCCCTGGGCGCTGGTGGCCTACGAGGTCTGGAATTATCCGGAGACCGAGGACGAGAAACCGAACATGCCGGAGCCCGTCGCCGACGAGCTGCGCTGGGGCTACCTCGCCGCCGTCAGCTTCGCCGACAGCCTCGTGGGGGACCTCCTGCGCAAGCTGGAAGCGGAGGGCCTGGCCGACAACACGATCATCGTCCTGTGGGGCGACCACGGCTGGAAGCTGGGCGACCATGCTGCCTGGGCGAAGCATTCGACGGCCGATCTCGACATTCGCGTGCCGATCATAATCAATGCGCCGGGTGTGACGCGCCAGGGCACGCGGACCAACACGGTAGTCGAGACGGTCGATATCTATCCTACGCTCGCGCAGCTTGCTGGCTTCACGCCGCCGTCGAACCTGGAAGGTGACAGCCTCGTCCCGCTACTTCTCAATCCGGATCGCAATTGGAAAGAAGCCGGTTTCAGCCAGTATGGTCGCAATGCCGGCCTTACAGAGGGCAACGGTAAGCTGATGGGCCGCACTGTCCGCACCAAGCGCTTCCGCTACACTGCTTGGGTCGACAAGAGCGGCAAGGTCGCCGCCCAGGAGCTTTACGACCTTTCTGTCGACAGCGACGAAAGCGTCAACCGCGCCGGCGATCCGAAATACGGCTCGGACATTGCCCGCCTTGAGCGCGTGCGCCTCGGCGGCTGGAAGGCGCAGCGCGCAAACCTGCGCTGA
- a CDS encoding sulfatase: MTEGRASAGPGEQFPDRPNIILITAEDLSPRMGFMGDEVAVTPNLDALAAESVVFTKTFTTAGVCAPARSALITGVHQTTLGTMHMRTSSYGMNMPEGEPYEAVPPASIKAFPELLRSAGYHTVNRQKTDYQFGEPFTIWDDNDHSQQWPHGLDAEQPFFAMINFPTTHEGRTWPPDLNTSERPNVKNALERNATMDARKNFPPTVPDAVRVPAYYPDTPVVRQNLARHYDNIRLMDQEVGALLRKLEAEGRFDDSIIIFTTDHGDGLPRAKRTIFDSGTHVPLIVRFPNGYGAGERRSELVSFVDLAPTILAFAGVGLPDWIQGRDIFRAAPPQYIYMAGDRFDEVPQRFRGIRSDGYLYIRYFSDKPVIPSLGYQNTNPIMHEWRRLHAEGALTPLQAMYLEAPAPRRMLFDVSADPDNVRNLADDPAYAVIATRMDSDLMDWIARSGDLGRVPEAQMRARMWPGGTQPRTAAPQGCRASDGAVVLTSATVGASVDYGGEQGEAELYARPISATQPFAARAIRYGYAPSAPSPIDPASLQPCG; encoded by the coding sequence ATGACAGAAGGGCGCGCTTCGGCCGGTCCGGGAGAGCAGTTCCCGGACCGGCCGAACATCATCCTGATAACGGCCGAAGACCTGAGCCCGCGCATGGGCTTCATGGGGGACGAGGTGGCGGTGACGCCGAACCTCGATGCGCTGGCGGCCGAGAGCGTTGTCTTCACCAAGACCTTCACGACCGCAGGGGTCTGCGCACCCGCCCGCTCCGCACTCATTACCGGCGTCCACCAGACGACGCTGGGCACCATGCACATGCGAACATCCAGCTACGGCATGAATATGCCTGAAGGCGAACCGTACGAAGCTGTCCCGCCTGCCAGCATAAAAGCGTTTCCCGAATTGCTGCGGTCAGCGGGATATCACACCGTCAACCGTCAGAAGACCGATTACCAGTTCGGCGAGCCCTTCACGATCTGGGACGATAACGATCACTCGCAGCAATGGCCGCACGGCCTGGACGCCGAGCAGCCCTTCTTCGCGATGATCAATTTCCCGACCACGCATGAAGGCCGCACCTGGCCGCCGGATCTCAACACGTCCGAGCGTCCCAACGTGAAAAACGCGCTCGAACGCAACGCCACGATGGATGCGCGCAAGAACTTTCCGCCGACCGTTCCCGATGCGGTTCGTGTGCCGGCCTATTACCCCGACACCCCGGTCGTGCGGCAGAATCTCGCGCGCCATTACGACAATATCCGCCTGATGGACCAGGAAGTCGGCGCGCTGCTGCGCAAACTGGAGGCGGAGGGACGGTTCGACGATTCCATCATCATCTTCACCACCGACCACGGTGACGGCCTGCCGCGCGCGAAGCGCACGATCTTCGACAGCGGGACGCATGTGCCCCTCATCGTGCGCTTTCCGAATGGCTATGGCGCGGGCGAGCGGCGCAGCGAACTCGTCAGCTTCGTGGACCTCGCGCCCACTATCCTTGCTTTCGCAGGGGTGGGATTGCCTGACTGGATACAGGGCCGCGACATCTTCCGCGCCGCGCCGCCCCAATACATATACATGGCGGGCGACCGGTTCGACGAAGTCCCCCAGCGCTTTCGCGGCATTCGCAGCGACGGTTACCTGTATATCCGCTATTTCTCCGACAAGCCGGTGATCCCCTCGCTCGGATACCAGAACACGAACCCGATCATGCACGAATGGCGCAGGCTTCACGCGGAAGGTGCGCTGACGCCGTTGCAGGCAATGTATCTGGAAGCACCGGCACCGCGCCGGATGCTATTCGATGTGTCGGCGGACCCGGATAATGTTCGCAATTTGGCGGACGATCCGGCCTATGCCGTTATCGCCACGCGAATGGATAGCGATTTGATGGACTGGATTGCGAGAAGTGGCGATCTGGGCCGCGTGCCCGAAGCGCAGATGCGCGCGCGTATGTGGCCCGGCGGCACGCAACCGCGCACCGCCGCCCCGCAAGGCTGCCGCGCCTCCGATGGCGCGGTCGTTCTCACCTCGGCCACAGTAGGTGCCTCAGTCGACTATGGTGGTGAGCAGGGAGAGGCGGAACTCTACGCCCGTCCCATCAGTGCGACGCAGCCTTTCGCGGCGCGCGCGATCCGTTACGGCTACGCACCGAGCGCTCCAAGCCCGATCGATCCGGCTAGCCTGCAGCCCTGCGGCTAA